One Caldalkalibacillus thermarum DNA segment encodes these proteins:
- a CDS encoding Na(+)/H(+) antiporter subunit B — protein sequence MRVNNVMLYTITRVVVFIILSFSIYLFFAGHHNPGGGFIGGLMTAAALLLLYLSFDLKTIKQIIPFNYTWMIAIGLLLSLGTGVASMLLGYPFLTQFFDYFDLPFLGETELATAVLFDVGIYLTVVGITLLSILTIGEDR from the coding sequence ATGAGAGTAAACAATGTCATGCTCTATACCATTACTCGTGTTGTAGTCTTTATCATTCTTTCCTTCTCCATCTATCTCTTCTTTGCTGGACATCACAATCCAGGCGGAGGATTTATCGGCGGACTGATGACGGCCGCCGCGCTGTTATTGTTATATCTCAGTTTTGACTTGAAGACCATCAAACAGATAATCCCGTTTAACTACACCTGGATGATCGCCATCGGTTTATTGTTGTCACTGGGAACGGGTGTGGCCAGCATGCTGCTTGGTTATCCCTTCCTCACCCAGTTTTTTGACTACTTTGACCTTCCTTTCCTGGGAGAGACGGAGCTGGCTACAGCTGTGCTGTTTGACGTGGGTATCTACTTAACCGTTGTAGGCATTACGTTGTTGTCTATTCTGACCATCGGGGAGGATCGATAG
- a CDS encoding Na(+)/H(+) antiporter subunit F1, whose product MLSAVLWLVLIMMSVSILICFLRVLKGPTTADRVVALDTIGINLIGFVGLLIMVQNTLAYVEVALVIGILAFIGTIALAKFIERGTVLDLDRDRH is encoded by the coding sequence ATGCTATCAGCCGTGTTATGGCTGGTCTTGATCATGATGTCAGTTTCTATCCTCATTTGTTTCCTGCGCGTCCTGAAAGGACCTACCACCGCTGACAGAGTGGTGGCATTGGATACCATTGGCATTAACCTAATCGGTTTTGTGGGACTTTTGATCATGGTTCAAAACACCTTGGCCTATGTCGAAGTGGCCCTGGTGATCGGTATATTAGCCTTTATCGGAACCATCGCTTTAGCTAAATTTATCGAAAGGGGGACTGTCCTTGATCTTGATCGAGATCGTCATTAG
- a CDS encoding Na+/H+ antiporter subunit E — protein MAFQIVINIGIAILWMFLQNEFTFVQFTLGYVLGIVLLFVLRRFLGTRFYMERVVALVKLIALFIYELILANIDMLKIVLSPRLNITPGIVAVPTSLKTDWEKTTLAALISLTPGTLSMAFSEEGDIIYVHFIHMKDKEEAVKNIKEGFERAILEVTR, from the coding sequence ATGGCCTTTCAGATTGTGATTAACATTGGCATCGCCATATTATGGATGTTTTTGCAGAATGAGTTCACTTTTGTGCAATTTACGTTAGGTTATGTCTTGGGGATTGTTCTCTTGTTTGTGTTACGCCGCTTTTTAGGAACCCGCTTTTATATGGAGCGTGTCGTGGCCCTGGTGAAGTTAATCGCTTTGTTTATATACGAGTTGATCCTGGCTAACATCGATATGCTCAAAATCGTGCTGAGTCCAAGGCTCAACATTACACCTGGTATTGTGGCGGTCCCCACTAGCTTGAAGACGGATTGGGAAAAGACGACTTTAGCCGCTTTGATCTCTCTGACACCCGGAACCTTATCGATGGCTTTCTCCGAGGAGGGAGACATCATCTATGTCCACTTTATTCACATGAAAGACAAAGAAGAAGCGGTCAAAAACATTAAAGAGGGCTTTGAACGGGCCATTCTGGAGGTGACCCGCTGA
- a CDS encoding Na(+)/H(+) antiporter subunit C, with protein MELLMSVLVGVLFMVGTYLILTKSILRVVLGLILMSHGAHLLLLTMARLKTGAPPLLGEDALSYTDPLPQALILTAIVISFGVTAFLLVLAYRTYKEHQTDNLDQLRGSADE; from the coding sequence ATGGAACTTCTAATGTCCGTTTTGGTCGGTGTCCTGTTTATGGTTGGCACTTATTTGATCTTAACCAAAAGTATCCTGAGGGTTGTGTTGGGGCTTATCCTCATGTCCCATGGCGCACACTTGCTTTTATTAACCATGGCCAGACTAAAGACAGGTGCCCCTCCCCTTTTGGGAGAAGATGCGTTAAGTTATACTGATCCATTGCCCCAAGCCTTGATCTTGACAGCGATTGTAATCAGTTTCGGCGTGACTGCATTTTTGCTGGTTTTGGCCTACCGGACATATAAGGAACATCAAACCGACAATTTAGACCAGTTAAGGGGATCTGCCGATGAATAA
- a CDS encoding Na+/H+ antiporter subunit A, protein MTLLHLAVLAPFLMAIVVPFLYRYLRQIHTGWFVLLLPVLLFAYLIQFLPSVANGESIMETMAWVPSLGINFTVYVDGLGLLFALLITGIGALVVLYSIYYLSKKTEALNNFYVYLLMFMGAMLGVVLADNLIVLYVFWELTSLASSLLIGYWFHREKSRYGAQKSMLITVFGGFAMLAGFSLLYVMAGTFSIRELIAQADVIAGHALFLPAMLLVLLGAFTKSAQFPFHIWLPDAMEAPTPVSAYLHSATMVKAGIYLVARLTPVFAGGAEWFWIVSGFGLFTLIWGSYSAIKQTDLKSILAFSTVSQLGLIMCLLGIGSSAVHFGYGSPESELYLIATLTAVFHLINHATFKGCLFMVVGIVDHETGTRDIRKLGGLMTFMPVTFTLAVVGSLSMAGLPPFNGFLSKEMFFTAVLRAAQLDIFNMETWGLLFPVIAWVASVFTFIYSMILLFKTFTGKYQPEKLDKKPHEAPVGMLVSPVILGSLVIILGFFPNVLSHTLLKPAMVSILPMLLETIDHFGVHIYMWHGFNAELMMTIGVVAAGTVLYRVMFKGESIYERLRQTDPLNHIYDSALVGLIKGSIAITRVQMTGLLRDYFAYMSVFMILLLGYATYRYQALAIDMESVAPISTYVWILAIVFILSTLSVPFINHRLTAIIAVGVIGFLLALLFVVFRAPDLALTQLLVETVMVVLFLLCFYHLPELRKESFKPIFKWTNVIISVAVGAIVTLIAFGSLAAGHHLNFEPISTYFIENSYTLAGGKNMVNVILVDFRGLDTVLEVLVLAIAALGVVTMVKLRMTGREDV, encoded by the coding sequence TTGACCTTGCTGCATCTCGCCGTATTGGCACCTTTTTTGATGGCCATCGTTGTGCCTTTCTTATACAGATACTTGCGTCAGATTCATACAGGCTGGTTTGTTCTGCTTTTGCCTGTTCTCCTTTTTGCGTATCTTATTCAATTTTTGCCGTCGGTTGCTAACGGAGAGTCCATTATGGAAACAATGGCCTGGGTGCCGTCACTGGGGATCAACTTTACTGTTTATGTAGACGGGTTAGGGCTCCTCTTTGCTCTCTTGATTACAGGAATTGGCGCCCTGGTCGTCTTATACTCGATCTATTATCTTTCTAAAAAAACGGAAGCATTAAACAACTTTTATGTTTATCTGCTAATGTTTATGGGCGCCATGCTGGGCGTGGTCTTGGCCGATAATTTAATTGTGTTGTACGTGTTCTGGGAATTGACTAGTTTGGCTTCATCTCTTTTGATCGGCTATTGGTTCCACCGGGAAAAATCCCGTTATGGGGCCCAAAAATCAATGTTAATCACCGTTTTTGGCGGTTTCGCCATGCTGGCTGGCTTTTCACTTCTGTACGTGATGGCCGGAACGTTCAGCATTCGTGAACTGATCGCTCAGGCAGATGTAATTGCTGGACATGCCCTCTTTCTGCCTGCCATGCTGCTCGTCTTGTTGGGCGCGTTTACCAAATCTGCTCAATTTCCCTTTCATATCTGGCTTCCCGATGCCATGGAAGCCCCTACGCCTGTCAGTGCTTATTTGCATTCGGCCACCATGGTCAAAGCAGGGATTTACCTGGTTGCTCGCCTGACGCCTGTTTTTGCCGGAGGAGCAGAATGGTTCTGGATCGTGTCTGGATTTGGTTTGTTCACCTTAATCTGGGGCTCTTATTCTGCCATTAAGCAAACGGATCTAAAATCGATCCTGGCTTTCTCCACGGTCAGCCAGTTGGGCCTGATCATGTGTTTGCTGGGCATTGGCTCCAGTGCTGTTCACTTTGGCTATGGCTCACCGGAGTCTGAACTGTATTTAATTGCCACCCTGACCGCTGTTTTTCATCTCATCAACCATGCCACCTTTAAGGGCTGTTTGTTCATGGTGGTCGGCATTGTGGATCACGAAACAGGCACACGTGATATTCGCAAGCTGGGCGGTTTGATGACTTTCATGCCGGTCACTTTCACCTTAGCGGTTGTCGGCTCTTTATCTATGGCTGGCCTGCCCCCCTTTAACGGCTTTCTGAGTAAAGAGATGTTTTTTACAGCTGTGCTCCGAGCTGCCCAATTAGACATTTTCAACATGGAAACATGGGGACTGCTTTTTCCTGTCATTGCATGGGTGGCCAGTGTGTTTACCTTTATCTACAGCATGATCTTGCTCTTTAAAACATTTACCGGGAAATATCAGCCGGAAAAACTGGATAAAAAACCTCACGAAGCACCGGTCGGCATGCTGGTCAGTCCGGTCATTCTGGGTTCGTTGGTTATTATTTTGGGCTTCTTCCCGAACGTTTTGTCCCACACCTTACTCAAACCCGCCATGGTTTCCATTTTACCCATGCTGCTGGAAACCATTGACCACTTTGGTGTCCATATTTATATGTGGCACGGCTTTAATGCGGAACTGATGATGACCATCGGTGTGGTTGCTGCGGGAACAGTGCTGTACCGTGTCATGTTTAAGGGGGAGTCAATCTACGAGCGTCTGCGGCAAACCGATCCCCTCAATCATATATATGACAGTGCTCTAGTGGGCCTCATAAAGGGCTCGATCGCAATTACCCGAGTACAAATGACGGGCTTGTTGCGAGATTATTTTGCCTATATGTCTGTCTTCATGATTTTGCTTTTGGGTTATGCCACTTACCGTTACCAAGCTTTGGCGATTGATATGGAATCTGTGGCACCTATTTCAACTTACGTGTGGATCCTGGCCATTGTCTTTATTTTATCCACCTTAAGTGTACCTTTTATCAACCATCGCCTGACGGCCATTATCGCTGTTGGTGTCATTGGCTTCTTATTGGCATTACTCTTTGTTGTGTTCCGTGCCCCTGACTTGGCACTCACCCAATTGTTGGTGGAGACAGTGATGGTGGTCTTGTTCTTGCTCTGTTTCTATCATTTGCCAGAGCTGCGTAAAGAATCATTCAAGCCGATCTTCAAATGGACCAATGTGATCATTTCAGTTGCGGTGGGTGCTATCGTTACGCTGATTGCCTTTGGTTCACTGGCAGCGGGTCACCATCTTAACTTCGAGCCGATTTCAACTTATTTCATTGAAAATTCTTATACCCTGGCGGGCGGAAAAAATATGGTCAACGTGATTTTGGTTGACTTCCGGGGGCTTGATACCGTCCTGGAAGTGCTTGTTTTGGCCATAGCTGCCTTGGGTGTGGTTACCATGGTTAAACTGCGCATGACGGGGAGGGAAGATGTATGA
- a CDS encoding Na+/H+ antiporter subunit D, with protein MNNLVIVPILLPFIIGVVLIFFSKHRTVQHVISAVAVTMLLAVSIYLAYVVYHEGIQTLELGNWPAPFGIVLVADLFAAMMVILCAIVGFVCLFFAFKTIHPDREKFYFYPFYFFLLTGVNGAFLTGDLFNLFVFFEVMLIASYILIVFGGTKYQLRESFKYVAINIFSSILFIVGIAYLYGVTGTLNMAHIAERVAEADQQGILNVIAIVLLLVFAIKGALFPLYFWLPRSYFGPPAAIAALFGGLLTKVGIYAIIRTFTLIFTHDPAFTHNIILALAGATMFFGVLGAVSQFDFKRILSYHIISQVGYMVMGLGIYTPLALAGAIYYIAHHIIVKAALFLFAGATQKVTGTTDLHKMGGLLKTHPWLGWLFLVAALSLAGIPPLSGFFSKFALILAGLEEGRWFIVFVSLVVGLLTLFSMMKIFMYAFWREQKHSEEQARTRVSGLLWPIAPLIVLTIGLGLGAEPIFRFSLEVAEQILDPTVYIRAVLGQ; from the coding sequence ATGAATAACTTAGTCATTGTACCCATCCTTTTGCCGTTTATCATTGGTGTGGTGCTGATTTTCTTTAGCAAACACCGCACAGTTCAGCATGTGATCAGCGCCGTCGCGGTAACAATGTTGCTGGCTGTGTCCATCTATCTGGCCTATGTTGTTTATCATGAAGGCATTCAAACATTGGAGCTGGGCAACTGGCCTGCTCCCTTTGGTATCGTGCTTGTGGCCGATTTATTTGCCGCGATGATGGTGATCTTGTGTGCTATTGTTGGCTTTGTCTGTTTGTTCTTTGCCTTTAAAACCATTCACCCTGACCGCGAAAAGTTTTACTTCTATCCCTTCTACTTTTTCTTGTTAACAGGGGTCAACGGTGCCTTTTTAACAGGAGATCTTTTTAACCTGTTCGTTTTCTTTGAGGTGATGCTGATTGCCTCCTATATCCTGATTGTGTTCGGCGGCACCAAATATCAGCTGCGGGAATCGTTTAAATATGTGGCCATCAATATTTTCTCATCCATTCTGTTTATCGTTGGCATCGCTTACCTGTACGGAGTGACAGGTACGCTGAACATGGCCCATATTGCCGAGCGGGTCGCCGAAGCAGACCAACAGGGAATTCTTAATGTGATTGCCATTGTCTTGCTTTTGGTCTTTGCCATTAAGGGCGCACTCTTTCCCCTTTATTTCTGGCTGCCCCGCTCCTATTTCGGTCCACCAGCGGCCATTGCTGCCTTGTTCGGCGGATTGTTAACAAAAGTAGGAATCTATGCGATCATTCGCACGTTTACGCTCATCTTTACCCATGACCCGGCCTTTACCCACAATATTATTCTGGCTTTGGCCGGTGCCACTATGTTCTTTGGTGTGTTAGGGGCGGTCAGCCAATTTGATTTTAAGCGCATTTTATCCTATCACATCATCAGCCAGGTAGGCTATATGGTGATGGGCTTGGGTATTTATACCCCCTTGGCCTTAGCTGGTGCCATTTACTATATTGCCCACCATATCATTGTTAAAGCAGCATTATTCTTGTTTGCCGGAGCGACACAAAAAGTGACGGGCACCACCGATTTGCATAAAATGGGGGGACTGCTCAAAACCCATCCCTGGCTGGGGTGGCTGTTTTTAGTCGCGGCCCTTTCCCTAGCAGGCATTCCGCCATTGAGTGGGTTCTTCAGCAAATTTGCCTTAATTTTAGCGGGTCTGGAAGAAGGCCGCTGGTTTATCGTCTTTGTCAGCTTAGTCGTCGGCTTGCTCACCTTGTTCTCCATGATGAAAATATTTATGTATGCCTTTTGGCGTGAACAAAAACATTCTGAGGAGCAGGCACGGACCAGAGTGAGCGGTTTGCTGTGGCCCATTGCCCCGCTGATTGTACTCACGATCGGACTTGGTTTAGGGGCCGAGCCCATTTTCCGCTTCTCCTTGGAAGTCGCTGAGCAGATTTTAGATCCAACAGTTTATATCCGGGCTGTGCTTGGACAGTAG
- a CDS encoding YqeG family HAD IIIA-type phosphatase — MLKQLLPDLYVPSVYDIDLEALKQRGVKGIITDLDNTLIEWDRPSATPELAEWLKKVEHMGFKIVVVSNNNEDRVRRFCQPLSIPFIHKARKPFHFAFKRAQHMMNLSSREVVVIGDQLLTDVLGGNRLGLYTILVVPVADTDGFFTRINRRIERIAFYWMRKKGMLTWEQEEGRR, encoded by the coding sequence TTGTTAAAGCAACTTCTGCCGGATTTGTATGTTCCCTCGGTGTATGATATTGACCTTGAAGCCTTAAAACAACGAGGGGTGAAAGGCATCATTACCGACTTGGATAATACCCTGATTGAATGGGATCGTCCCAGTGCCACCCCTGAGCTGGCCGAATGGCTCAAAAAGGTGGAGCATATGGGTTTTAAAATTGTGGTGGTATCAAACAATAATGAAGACCGGGTGAGGCGCTTTTGCCAGCCGTTAAGCATCCCGTTTATACATAAAGCGAGAAAACCGTTCCATTTTGCATTTAAGCGGGCGCAGCACATGATGAACTTGTCCTCCCGGGAAGTGGTGGTGATCGGCGACCAATTGCTGACCGATGTGCTGGGAGGCAACCGCCTGGGGTTATATACCATATTGGTTGTGCCTGTAGCGGATACAGATGGCTTTTTTACCCGCATCAACCGGCGCATTGAGCGCATTGCCTTTTATTGGATGAGAAAAAAAGGTATGCTGACCTGGGAACAAGAAGAGGGAAGGAGGTAA
- a CDS encoding homoserine dehydrogenase, whose amino-acid sequence MLRIGLLGLGTVGSGVYEAITTGKERLKRLLGEEVEVVSILIKDSRKERPNVPQELLVTDFESFIARKPDVVFEAIVGVDPAYFYVSYLLEHHIPVISANKELIAKRGQRLHQIASQAGTWLSYEASVAGGIPILAALKNSLKFNHISELQGILNGTTNYILTKMSQEGKSFSDVLHEAQALGYAEADPTSDVEGWDALYKLQILAYLITGSWEYSSSFTCRGISEVQAWHLKAAQKFGLTLKLTASLFRTATGVEGRVEPVFLPAGHPLAQVNGVTNAVMVTGDTVGQLVFQGPGAGKHPTASAMIEDFVFGHQQFKTGCFPAHPGRFASSEVPAPALDSNGTEQKNGAEKHQPSRHHREDYVIAFWQQTKGQREVERLVQNSQGEWLYCEQTEQFGTGLLRMTDARWREELICCPEVTLYPVLINGDEWQTTALESIQTDVESPAYT is encoded by the coding sequence ATGCTGCGAATCGGATTGTTGGGCTTGGGTACGGTGGGAAGCGGTGTTTATGAAGCCATTACCACCGGCAAAGAAAGGCTAAAACGGCTGCTAGGTGAGGAGGTAGAAGTGGTCAGCATTCTCATCAAGGACAGCCGTAAGGAACGTCCAAATGTCCCCCAGGAGCTGCTGGTGACCGACTTTGAGTCATTTATCGCCCGGAAACCCGATGTGGTCTTTGAAGCTATTGTGGGGGTCGATCCCGCTTACTTTTATGTCTCCTATCTTTTGGAGCATCACATTCCTGTCATCTCAGCCAACAAAGAATTGATCGCCAAGCGGGGACAGCGATTGCATCAAATAGCCAGCCAAGCGGGCACCTGGCTGAGCTATGAAGCCAGTGTGGCCGGCGGTATTCCCATTTTGGCAGCTTTAAAAAATTCTTTAAAGTTTAATCATATTTCAGAACTTCAAGGCATCTTAAACGGAACCACTAACTATATTTTGACCAAAATGAGTCAGGAGGGAAAATCTTTCAGCGATGTTTTGCATGAGGCACAAGCATTAGGTTATGCTGAAGCAGATCCCACAAGCGATGTGGAAGGATGGGATGCCTTATATAAGCTGCAAATTTTAGCTTACCTGATAACCGGGAGCTGGGAGTACAGCTCCAGCTTTACCTGCCGTGGGATCAGCGAGGTCCAAGCTTGGCACTTGAAGGCAGCCCAAAAGTTCGGCCTGACGCTCAAGCTGACTGCCTCCCTGTTCAGGACGGCCACAGGAGTGGAAGGGCGCGTTGAGCCTGTCTTCTTGCCTGCTGGCCATCCTTTGGCCCAAGTGAATGGAGTGACCAATGCTGTCATGGTCACAGGTGATACGGTCGGCCAGTTGGTCTTTCAAGGCCCTGGGGCAGGCAAACATCCAACTGCGAGTGCCATGATTGAAGACTTTGTCTTCGGCCATCAGCAGTTTAAAACCGGTTGTTTTCCAGCCCATCCCGGGCGATTTGCATCCTCTGAAGTCCCTGCGCCAGCCCTTGACTCAAATGGGACAGAGCAAAAAAATGGAGCGGAAAAGCATCAACCCTCCCGTCATCACAGAGAAGATTACGTTATTGCTTTTTGGCAACAAACAAAGGGGCAGCGTGAAGTTGAGCGGTTGGTCCAAAACAGTCAAGGAGAATGGCTGTACTGTGAGCAGACAGAGCAATTTGGCACAGGACTGTTAAGAATGACCGATGCCCGCTGGCGGGAAGAACTCATCTGCTGTCCGGAAGTTACCCTTTACCCGGTTCTCATTAATGGAGATGAGTGGCAAACCACCGCTCTGGAAAGCATACAGACAGATGTGGAGAGCCCTGCTTATACCTAA
- the mnhG gene encoding monovalent cation/H(+) antiporter subunit G encodes MILIEIVISIFLFIGGFFCLLGSVGLMRFPDVYGRLHAATKSATLGVICIMLSAFLYFWWQHGIFSGKILLAILFVFLTAPVAALMISRSAYRVGVPLWEKTVQDDLKTLYPPKKEQSEEKQ; translated from the coding sequence TTGATCTTGATCGAGATCGTCATTAGTATATTCCTCTTCATCGGCGGATTTTTTTGCTTATTAGGATCCGTAGGACTGATGCGCTTTCCAGATGTCTATGGCCGCTTGCATGCCGCTACCAAAAGCGCAACCCTCGGGGTGATCTGTATCATGCTCAGCGCTTTCCTTTACTTTTGGTGGCAACACGGGATCTTCAGCGGAAAAATTTTATTAGCAATTCTGTTTGTGTTTTTGACAGCGCCCGTGGCCGCACTGATGATTTCCCGTTCTGCTTACCGCGTGGGTGTCCCCCTCTGGGAAAAAACGGTTCAGGATGATTTAAAAACACTGTATCCCCCGAAGAAAGAGCAGTCAGAAGAAAAACAGTGA